The window CAGACTTCTATCCTTACCGGGATTTTGCTAAGTCCCTTTCAACTTACTCTGCTTCGCCAACAACAGTAAATCGCTCATTTATGTGCTGTGGATCTTCAATTTCATCTAAAACTGCAATTGCGTAATCGGAATAGCTAATATAACTTTCACCTTTAGAATTTACGAGTAGATGGTCTTTTCCCGACTTATAAGAACCAGTTCTTTTTCCATCTGGATCAAATACGGCAGAAGGACTGATAAATGTCCAAGTTATATCGGTTGTCGACTGCAATTCTTGTAAATTTCGGCCTTGCCTTTTTGCTGTTGGTTTAACGAAATCTGGAAACTCAGGTGTATCAATTAGCTGAACAGTTTTATTTTCATCGACATAAAGGCTCCCAGCACCCCCACAATGATCGCTCTTGTATTTGTTCCTTTTAAGGCCTCAATTAAAGCATGGCCAGCATCAACATGAGCTTGCTCTTCACCAAGTGGAGCGCCGAATGCATTAACGACTACTTCGAATTGCTTCACATCATCTTGTAAAAGGTCAAAAATATTCTTTTCAATTACCCCAACATTCTTTTCTTTTAGTTTTGACTTATCCCTTACAATAGCAGTAACTTGATGTCCCCTGCTAACAGCTTCTTTTAATATAAGACTGCCTACTTTCCCGCTTGCACCAATAATTCCAATTTTCATAAGGAACCTCCTAGAAGACAAAATTAAGTTGTAATCAATCCGATTACATGTAATCATTGTAGTTACAGTGGGGTTATATGTCAACGAAACAAAACTCTTTTAATATGATTAACTTTTTACGTTATAATACACGTGTAATCAAATGAATTACATTTTCCCGAAAAAAGGAAGGTGACTGAGATGTCCATCAGCAGCAGATTTTCCGTAGGAATTCATATATTAACGCTGATTGAAATAAATAAAGGTGGAGTTAGTTCCTCAGAATTTTTAGCAAGAAGTGTGAACACGAACCCGGCCGTCATTAGAAAAATAATGGGGATGCTTAAGAAAGCTGGATTAATTAAGGTACAACCTGGTATTGCTGGGGCAGAGCTCGCAAAAGATTTATCTGATATTACCTTGCTGGATGTTTATAAAGCAGTTAGTGTTGTTAAGGATAATGAACTTTTTAGCATGCATGAGAATCCAAATCCTGATTGTATTGTTGGACGAAATATTCAAACTTCAGTCGAACCACTCTTTTTCAGTGCTCAAACTGCATTAGAGAAAGTTCTTGAAAAAGTAACGATTGACGATATAGTAAAAGATGTTATTGAAAAAGAAAAAATGCTAAGTAATTAGTAAAACATAATCATACTGTCTTTTGCAGTATTAACGATAATATTGAGCGCGGTTTAATCAAAAAACTGGTATATAACTCTTTCTCATCCCTTATAATAATCCTTTACCGAAAAAAAGCCATTGCAGCCTTTTTAAAGCAGCAATGACTTTTTTCAATTACTTGCCTTTCTAATGTCAAAGAAATGGATCGCATTAATCGTTAGATAGGAATAAAAAGACCATTCACTAGCGATCGTCTCATCAAATATCTCTAAATCCGGATGGCTTGACCGATTGATATATTCGATAATCTCCTCGTCCATTCCGTATCTGCTGTTTAAATTCCACCACTTTGTGTATAAAGCACCGTGATCTTTATCGAAGATATGTTTCCGAATCTGGTAGTTCCCTGCTTCCAGGCCATTGATTTTCACAAGGATTTCTTTGTTAAGCTTCTGCAGGAATGCTTCCTCTGTAGAATAATAAGGATTTATCGTATTGGAGTTCATCAGCACCAATTGATATCCCCGGTCATTTTGGGTCATCAAATAATCCGGGCCTTGAGCAATGATTGTCCCAATCAGTTTATTGGCAAACACCATCGCAAAATAGGCGGGCCGTTTACCACTGAAATAATGAAAAAGTTCCATTCCTTCAATTCGAATCCTCTGAACTTTGCCTTTGCCCTCGTGCAAAGCAGTGTTTAGCCAAAAGCCGATAGATTCCACTTCATTCACAACATCCAAAACACTTCTTAACACTAGGGCAGCACGAAAGAAAGTTCCATTCGTAAACCGTGTGTTGCCGGATAATGTGTTCCAGGAGATGAGATGAAGTGGTTTATTGATATGATGCTTTTTTAAATAAGTCTTGATTTTCGCCGTTTTTTCTTTCAAATAATCTCTCGTCATGAAAAAGCGATCATCACTTAATTCCTTAAAATCAATGATGTCATTTTGGTTGGAATGATAGCCTATAAAATCAATATGATTCCCTTCCGTCAGAAGCCATTTATGAGAACCGCTGGTCTTTTCATCTTTAAAGGAAAACGGCAAAAACACACCAACATGAATGTCTGGAACAAGGTCTTTTAGCAAACGATACAGTCTCAAATAGACTCGTTTTAGTTCACTTGCTTCAGAAGCAGTATAGTAATCTTCATGAAAGAGCAAACGCCATTTCTTTAAAAACGACGGCCCGTATATTTGTAAACAATGCTTCATAAAACCATGTAGTTTTTTAAAATAATGTTCTTCATTTGCGGTAATTTCCTGATATTCAATTTTGATAAAAAGAGAAAGTCCATTCTTCATCATAAAATTCATCGCAATATCGGAGTTAAAGTAAGGTGAACTGGTTGCAATCTCTTCATCTGTTTCTACATCTTCAGTAATCGTATTTCCGCTTAATAAATGCTGGATCCCTATATACTGAATGCGCATTTCATTTTTTGCCATCAGGATTTGCGACTGAACATCTTGTTTTAGCAGTTCTTTTAGCTCTCCAATAATCAAAACATGATCAGGGTGAGATAGTGGTGCATTGATTGGAAGAGAAACATCCAGAGATAATTCCTCAAATTGTGATTCGGTGTTGCTATAAGATCGATCGTGTTTCGTGAGGACTGTTCCTAATTTAGCGATAATCTCAGGGGAATTGATTAATGTTTCAGTATCCTCAATATAATAGCTTCGGACTAAATCATTTTGTTCCTTAGAATGACTTTCACGGTACACATGAGGTGTAACTCCATGCATTTCCTTAAAAAGGCTCGTAAACGACTTTGTGTTTGCAAATCCATTTTTCATTGAAATTTGTGAAATCGTATCCTTTGTATATAGTAAATCTTTCACACTATGCCTTAGCCTGATATTCATTAAAAACCGGCTAAATCCCATGCCTGTCTTTTGCTTAAAATACCGGGATAAATAACCC is drawn from Bacillus sp. FJAT-18017 and contains these coding sequences:
- a CDS encoding helix-turn-helix domain-containing protein → MKDQLTDFQISMKNIQLLSPRMNQGLQFVFCLSGELTIEIDSRFYVLKELDLLLINRNQLFQAKGNQTNRVLSLTISDTFMDQYYSDYRNSRFDCFSQEIGMGREVMLDKMRKLLVELMITYSRKDESYQIEMHRSICELLLILVRRFKQKGTVIEKMDSNDMRLKKMIEYLEKNYHQVITLEDMARKSYLSSGYLSRYFKQKTGMGFSRFLMNIRLRHSVKDLLYTKDTISQISMKNGFANTKSFTSLFKEMHGVTPHVYRESHSKEQNDLVRSYYIEDTETLINSPEIIAKLGTVLTKHDRSYSNTESQFEELSLDVSLPINAPLSHPDHVLIIGELKELLKQDVQSQILMAKNEMRIQYIGIQHLLSGNTITEDVETDEEIATSSPYFNSDIAMNFMMKNGLSLFIKIEYQEITANEEHYFKKLHGFMKHCLQIYGPSFLKKWRLLFHEDYYTASEASELKRVYLRLYRLLKDLVPDIHVGVFLPFSFKDEKTSGSHKWLLTEGNHIDFIGYHSNQNDIIDFKELSDDRFFMTRDYLKEKTAKIKTYLKKHHINKPLHLISWNTLSGNTRFTNGTFFRAALVLRSVLDVVNEVESIGFWLNTALHEGKGKVQRIRIEGMELFHYFSGKRPAYFAMVFANKLIGTIIAQGPDYLMTQNDRGYQLVLMNSNTINPYYSTEEAFLQKLNKEILVKINGLEAGNYQIRKHIFDKDHGALYTKWWNLNSRYGMDEEIIEYINRSSHPDLEIFDETIASEWSFYSYLTINAIHFFDIRKASN
- a CDS encoding Rrf2 family transcriptional regulator produces the protein MSISSRFSVGIHILTLIEINKGGVSSSEFLARSVNTNPAVIRKIMGMLKKAGLIKVQPGIAGAELAKDLSDITLLDVYKAVSVVKDNELFSMHENPNPDCIVGRNIQTSVEPLFFSAQTALEKVLEKVTIDDIVKDVIEKEKMLSN